A genomic window from Phoenix dactylifera cultivar Barhee BC4 chromosome 7, palm_55x_up_171113_PBpolish2nd_filt_p, whole genome shotgun sequence includes:
- the LOC103710477 gene encoding NADP-dependent glyceraldehyde-3-phosphate dehydrogenase: MAGKGVFEEIIDGDVYKYYADGEWKKSASGKSVSIINPTTRKTQYKVQACSQEEVNKVMELAKAAQKSWARTPLWKRAELLHKAAAILKDHKASIAECLVKEIAKPAKDAVTEVVRSGDLVSYTAEEGVRILGEGKFLVSDSFPGNERSKYCLSSKIPLGVVLAIPPFNYPVNLAVSKIAPALIAGNSLVLKPPTQGAVSALHMIHCFHMAGFPKGLINCVTGKGSEIGDFLTMHPGVNCISFTGGDTGIAISKKAGMIPLQMELGGKDACIVLEDADLDLAAANIVKGGFSYSGQRCTAVKVVLVMESVADALVEKVKAKVAKLTVGPPEEDCDITPVVTESSANFIEGLVMDAKEKGATFCQEYRREGNLIWPLLLDHVRPDMRIAWEEPFGPILPVIRINSVEEGIHHCNASNFGLQGCVFTRDINKAIMISDVMETGTVQINSAPARGPDHFPFQGLKDSGIGSQGITNSINMMTKVKSIVINLPSPSYTMG; the protein is encoded by the exons ATGGCTGGAAAAGGGGTGTTCGAGGAGATCATCGACGGGGATGTGTACAAGTACTACGCGGATGGGGAGTGGAAGAAGTCGGCTTCGGGGAAGTCGGTCTCCATCATCAATCCGACGACGAGGAAGACTCAGTACAAAGTTCAAG CATGTTCGCAGGAGGAGGTGAACAAGGTGATGGAATTGGCGAAGGCGGCGCAGAAGTCGTGGGCTCGGACGCCGCTGTGGAAGCGGGCGGAGCTTCTCCACAAGGCGGCGGCCATCCTCAAAGATCACAAGGCCTCCATCGCCGAGTGCCTCGTCAAGGAGATCGCCAAGCCTGCCAAAGACGCCGTCACTGAG GTGGTGAGATCGGGGGATCTGGTGTCTTATACCGCGGAGGAGGGAGTTCGGATACTCGGGGAGGGCAAGTTTTTGGTCTCGGATAGCTTTCCTGGCAACGAGCGTAGCAAATACTGCCTCAGTTCTAAG ATCCCTCTTGGAGTCGTTTTGGCCATTCCACCCTTCAACTATCCTGTCAACTTAGCAGTCTCCAAAATTGCTCCTGCACTAATTGCCGGCAACTCCCTTGTGCTCAAGCCTCCCACGCAG GGTGCTGTGTCTGCTCTACACATGATACATTGCTTCCACATGGCTGGTTTCCCAAAAGGCTTAATCAATTGCGTCACAGGCAAAGGCTCAGAAATTGGTGATTTTCTGACCATGCATCCGGGGGTGAACTGTATAAG CTTTACTGGTGGTGATACTGGAATTGCCATTTCAAAGAAGGCAGGCATGATCCCTCTCCAGATGGAACTTGGGGGGAAGGATGCGTGCATTGTGCTTGAAGATGCTGATCTTGATTTGGCCGCTGCGAATATAGTGAAAGGGGGTTTCTCTTACAG TGGTCAAAGATGCACAGCTGTTAAGGTTGTCCTGGTTATGGAATCTGTAGCTGATGCTCTCGTAGAGAAGGTGAAGGCCAAGGTGGCAAAACTCACAGTTGGTCCACCAGAGGAGGATTGCGATATCACTCCAGTTGTGACAGAATCCTCTGCGAATTTCATTGAAGGCTTGGTTATGGATGCCAAAGAAAAAGGAGCCACATTTTGCCAGGAGTACCGAAGAGAGGGGAACCTCATCTGGCCATTGCTGTTAGATCATGTCCGACCTGATATGCGGATTGCTTGGGAAGAGCCCTTCGGACCAATCTTGCCAGTGATCAGGATCAACTCTGTTGAAGAAGGTATCCATCACTGCAATGCTAGCAACTTTGGGCTCCAG GGATGTGTTTTCACAAGGGACATCAACAAAGCAATAATGATCAGTGATGTTATGGAAACAGGAACAGTACAGATCAATTCAGCACCGGCTCGTGGGCCTGACCATTTCCCCTTCCAG GGTCTGAAGGACAGTGGCATTGGATCACAGGGAATTACTAACAGTATCAACATGATGACGAAGGTTAAGAGCATTGTTATTAACTTACCATCTCCTTCCTACACCATGGGCTGA
- the LOC103710417 gene encoding stromal cell-derived factor 2-like protein: MAISLLALAAFLFLALDLEEGSVFPAAAAPEGVEITYGSVIKLMHERTKFRLHSHEVPYGSGSGQQSVTGFPNVDDSNSYWFVRPMLDSVAKQGDVIQSGTIIRLQHMRTRRWLHSHLHASPISGNLEVSCFGGENESDTGDFWRLEIEGGGKTWRQDQRIRLQHVDTGGYLHSHDKKYTRIAGGQQEVCGVGDRRPDNVWSAAEGVYLPISGSK; encoded by the exons ATGGCTATCTCCCTTCTCGCTCTTGCCGCCTTCCTTTTCCTCGCCCTCGATCTGGAGGAGGGCTCCGTCTTCCCCGCCGCCGCGGCCCCCGAGGGTGTCGAG ATTACCTATGGGAGTGTTATTAAATTGATGCACGAGAGGACGAAGTTTCGATTGCATTCGCACGAGGTGCCCTACGGGTCGGGGAGCGGGCAACAGTCAGTCACCGGGTTTCCCAATGTCGACGATTCCAATAGCTATTGG TTTGTAAGGCCTATGCTTGATTCGGTTGCCAAACAAGGTGATGTCATTCAAAGTGGAACTATTATCAGGCTTCAGCATATGAGGACTCGAAGGTGGTTACATAGCCACTTGCATGCTTCTCCAATATCTGGCAACTTGGAG GTGAGCTGTTTTGGAGGAGAAAACGAGTCAGATACTGGTGATTTTTGGCG GCTTGAAATTGAGGGTGGTGGGAAAACATGGAGGCAAGACCAGAGAATAAGGCTCCAACATGTTGATACTGGTGGTTACCTGCACAGTCATGACAAGAAGTACACTCGCATAGCTGGAGGGCAGCAAGAG GTCTGTGGTGTTGGAGATAGGCGCCCTGATAATGTCTGGTCAGCAGCAGAGGGTGTGTATCTTCCAATTAGTGGAAGCAAGTAA